A stretch of the Lolium perenne isolate Kyuss_39 chromosome 3, Kyuss_2.0, whole genome shotgun sequence genome encodes the following:
- the LOC139837867 gene encoding uncharacterized protein codes for MIGPNLSIADWNTRGLNDQSRKDTVQAFLADTLCHIACIQETKLDHIDQQTASYIGGFRLRSFAHRPATGTRGGILLLWNDDHVEISNIHIGTHLISANVTIRLCGTSFKLTTVYGPTDHAEKEAFLAEAIAAKPSDDSKWLIIGDFNLIYQAEDKNNGNLNFRLMGLFRKALATCQLKELKL; via the coding sequence ATGATTGGACCAAATTTATCTATTGCTGATTGGAACACTCGCGGACTAAATGATCAAAGCCGTAAGGACACCGTTCAGGCTTTCCTTGCGGATACCCTTTGCCATATTGCATGCATCCAAGAGACGAAACTAGACCACATTGATCAACAGACTGCGTCTTATATTGGAGGTTTTAGACTTCGCTCCTTCGCGCACCGCCCAGCCACCGGCACCCGGGGAGGCATTCTCTTGCTCTGGAACGACGATCATGTGGAAATCTCAAATATTCATATCGGCACTCACCTAATCTCGGCAAACGTCACAATTCGCCTTTGCGGCACATCTTTTAAGCTGACAACGGTCTACGGACCTACTGACCACGCCGAAAAGGAAGCTTTCCTAGCAGAAGCAATTGCCGCAAAACCTTCTGATGACTCCAAGTGGCTCATTATAGGCGACTTCAATCTTATCTATCAAGCGGAAGATAAGAACAACGGCAACCTAAACTTCCGTCTGATGGGCCTTTTCAGAAAGGCACTCGCCACTTGCCAATTGAAGGAGTTGAAACTTTAG